The genomic region CCGCCCGTTTTCCCCGCGCAGCACCCGCTGCAGTCTCGATCACCAGCAGAGCGGCCGCAGTCATCAGCAACAGATGCATCATCCGGCACGAAGGTTAATCGGTCAGGAGGTATAAACCATGAAACCGAGCACGAAAGACCAGACAAAAGGCAAGCTGCACGAGATGAAAGGACAGGTGAAGGAACAAGCCGGAAATGTCACCCGCAACGTCTCCATGGAGCAGCAGGGGAGGACGGAGAAGGTGACCGGCAAGGTGCAAAAGGATGCCGGAAAGGCGGAGAAAAAACTGCAGAAGTAGGCGCCTGACGCGGTCCCGCCATCGAGGCCCGGCGTTCCGCGCGATCTGAAGCGGCTTCTATTCAAGGCGCCGGTGGTGGTTGCGGTCGCTCTGCTGGTGATCGAAACGGTTGGGCCATCCCGGATGAACCAGGTGCTCGAGGAGACGGGGGGGACTAAGAACAACAAGGAGGTGTATCCGACATGCCCCTGGTACAGGTCTTACTGGTTCTCATCGTGGTTGGTGTCCTGCTCTGGCTGGTCAACACCTACGTCCCCATGGCAGGTTCCATCAAGTCGATACTTAACGCGGTCGTAGTGATAGTAGTCGTGATCTGGCTTTTGAACGTATTCGGGCTTATGGAGAACATCACCCGGCTAAGGGTAGGAAAGTGAGCTAACAACAACCGGAAGCGGCCGGCAGCAACAAGGACCGTTTCTCAAAGGAGGACGACATGCTCTGGACCATCGTGGTGATACTGCTGATCCTGTGGCTTCTCGGGCTGGTAACCAGCTATACCTTGGGCGGGTTCATTCATCTGCTGCTGGTACTTGCCATCATCGTGGTTATAATCAACCTTATTCAGGGAAGACGGCCTCTGTAGCCTGATGCATCGGTCGTGACCGCTGTCCAGGGGCCTGGGTTGACAGAAAAAGAAAAGGGGGAGTTGCCAGTGAGAGTAACAGCCGCAGTAATAACGATCCTTGCCCTTGCCGTAGTGCCTTGTATTGCCGCGGATGGCGGCGCCGCTGCCACGGTGCGGCAGGTGCCTCCCGGACAGCAAATGAACCAAGTGATGATGCCTACGCCTTCCCATCTCCTGATGAGGGCGTACCACAGAAACGTCGCCAACTTCGCCGAGACCCTCTACCAGGCTGCGGAGCAGGGACCTTCCGTGCCGGCCCCCCTGGCCCGCACCGCGGTCGCCGAGATGAGGCGCAGCGTCGAAGAGATGGAAAAGCAAAGGGCGACGGCGCTTGCCGAAATGCAGCTGCCGCCGCAGCGGCAGAAGATGATGGACGAGCACCTGGTGCAGGTGAAGACGCATCTGCGGCAGCTGGAGGAGCTGGTGCAGAAGGAGCAGATCGATTCGGGGCAGGTGAAAAAAGAACTGCAGTCGATCTTCATGCAGTGCGGGGGGGCGGGGTGTGGTAGCGGTCCAGGCCCCCGGGGAGGGCAGGGCCAAGGCGCCTACGGCGGGATGCGGGGGTGCGACTGCCGGGCTGGAAACCCCGACCACGCCATGATGATGGACGACATGATGAAGAAGGTAAAGCGCCAGGACGCGGAGCTGGCCCAGCTGGTGCAGCGGATGCGGCAGGCTTCGGGCCAGGCGAAGCTGGACCTTGTGGCGGAGACCGTGGCGACGATGGTGCAGCAGCGGGCCGAGCTGACCGAGGACATGGAGAAGATGCACGACATGATGCAGTGGCAGCACCCCGGCACGGAACAGATGATGAACGACGAAGAGGACCAGGACCAGGGTCAGGACGAGGAGTACGATCTAGAGGATGAGGAGGAGGTCACAACCGACTGACCGGGAAGGGGTGAACCTCAGGAAAAAAGGGGCTGGCAAGGCCGCGAAACGCGGCCTGCCAACCCCTTTTCCTATGCAGACCGGCCAACTTCCCCGTTGCGCCTAAAGCATCTTCAGCTGCATCCTCCCTCGGGGGTTGTGCAGGAAGTTCGCCCTTTGCTTCAAAAGCGAGGTCATCTTCGCCACCGGCAGCGGGCGGCTGAAGTAGTACCCTTGCGCTTCCTCGCTCCCCTCGGCCTGTAGCCAGGCGAGCTGGGAAGCGTTTTCCACCCCCTCGGCGATCACCCTGAGCTGCATGCTGCGCCCGATGCTGATCACGGCGCGCACCACTGCGGCGTTGTCGGCGTCGCGGGCGATGTTGTGGATGAAGGACTGATCTATCTTCAGCTTGTCGACGGGGAGTTTCTTCAGGTAGCTAAGGCTCGAGTAGCCGGTGCCGAAATCGTCGATGGAGAGCTGCAGCCCGAGCGCCTTCATGGCGGCCATGCTTCCCAGGACCCGCTGGGGGTCGCTCATGATGGTCGCCTCGGTGAGTTCCAGTTCCAGGCATTCCGGGGCGATCCCTGTTTGCAGCAGCGAGTCCTCAATGGTCTCCTCGAAATCGGGGTGCTGGAAGAAGCTGGCCGACAGGTTCACCGCAGCCGAAACCGACTGGATCCCCTGCTGCTGCCACTGCTGGATCTGACGGCAGACGGTCGGGATGATCCACTTGCTGATCTGGGTGAGGATCCCGGATTCCTCGGCGATGCCGATGAAGCTCACCGGGAGCATCAGCCCGCGAACCGGGTGCTGCCACCTGATCAGGGCCTCCATGCCGCTGAACCTGCCGGTCGCCAGGTCGACCTTGGGCTGGTAGTAGAGTACGAACTCGTTGCGGTCGAGAGCCCGGCGCAGCTCCCCCTCCAGCATGAACCGCTGGTGCGCCATCTCGTTCAGCTTGTGGGTGAAGAACTGGAAATTGTTCCCCCCCGACTTCTTGGCGTGGTACATGGCGATGTCGGCGTGCTTCAAAAGGGTCAGGTAATCCCGGCCGTCCTCGGGATAGATGCTGATGCCGATGCTCGGGGTGACCATGACGCTGCTGCCCATGACCTGGAACCCGGTGCCGATGATCTTCTCCGCGACCACTGTGGTCTCCGCCACGCCGCAGTCCCAAAGCATCACCACGAATTCGTCCCCGCCAAGCCTCGAGACTACGTCGCAGG from Citrifermentans bremense harbors:
- a CDS encoding lmo0937 family membrane protein; its protein translation is MLWTIVVILLILWLLGLVTSYTLGGFIHLLLVLAIIVVIINLIQGRRPL
- a CDS encoding Thivi_2564 family membrane protein; the encoded protein is MPLVQVLLVLIVVGVLLWLVNTYVPMAGSIKSILNAVVVIVVVIWLLNVFGLMENITRLRVGK
- a CDS encoding CsbD family protein, whose amino-acid sequence is MKPSTKDQTKGKLHEMKGQVKEQAGNVTRNVSMEQQGRTEKVTGKVQKDAGKAEKKLQK